The following proteins are encoded in a genomic region of Paenibacillus sp. FSL H3-0469:
- a CDS encoding restriction endonuclease subunit S, which produces MDTTTPVRRVSFSQLGRWDVKFYANSIKSVYPLVPLKNLVIEHNEKEQLYNFPEESYKILGVNNTQGIFHAYDSLGKDINQSYKRVSAGDFAYNPYRINVGSIGWVPLEHDGAYISPAYVVFSVNQKEILPEIFWLILKSSFFNESLRAATAGSVRMNLTFPLLESLQIPIPPISIQKKILENWHTATRKLTKINLDLNKLPKELERYILGQLGLKTKEITQQPKVITTNWTKLTKWSQRATHLLNQVSQITMGNYPVVIGRDCISEVKHGCSGSPSNKPTKLKVLKLSAVTSGVFLEEETKYITDKLQYRVSFDLKVGDILICRTNGTLAYVGRPALIQKDYKDIIFPDKLMRIRCKKNILPEYLEYILSTSIIRPQIEANARTAVGNYAIGNEDIFNIDFPLPPIHMQLKLVEKIKEVKDMVAEMKENSKTILDDAEKVIEKIILEGYPSTNPINNLVISEEATS; this is translated from the coding sequence ATGGATACAACCACTCCAGTTCGCAGAGTAAGTTTCAGTCAACTAGGACGCTGGGATGTGAAATTTTACGCTAATAGTATAAAATCCGTGTATCCTTTAGTTCCGTTGAAAAATCTTGTTATTGAACATAACGAAAAAGAACAACTTTACAATTTTCCTGAAGAATCGTATAAAATTTTGGGTGTGAATAACACTCAAGGGATATTTCATGCATACGATTCTCTGGGAAAAGATATCAATCAGTCATATAAAAGAGTTAGCGCAGGGGATTTCGCCTATAATCCATATCGGATTAATGTTGGATCAATTGGTTGGGTGCCATTAGAGCATGATGGAGCATATATTAGTCCAGCTTATGTAGTTTTTTCAGTTAATCAGAAGGAAATTCTCCCTGAGATTTTTTGGCTTATTTTAAAATCAAGTTTTTTTAATGAGAGCTTACGAGCAGCTACAGCGGGTTCCGTTAGAATGAATCTAACTTTTCCTTTACTTGAATCATTACAAATTCCCATTCCGCCAATATCAATTCAAAAGAAGATTCTAGAGAATTGGCATACGGCCACACGTAAATTAACAAAAATAAACCTTGATTTAAACAAATTACCAAAAGAGCTAGAGAGATATATATTAGGTCAACTGGGTCTTAAAACAAAAGAAATCACTCAACAACCTAAGGTTATTACAACTAACTGGACGAAACTTACAAAATGGAGTCAACGAGCAACTCATTTATTAAACCAGGTTTCACAAATAACAATGGGGAATTATCCTGTGGTAATTGGAAGGGATTGTATAAGTGAAGTTAAGCATGGTTGTTCTGGCAGTCCGAGTAATAAGCCAACAAAACTGAAAGTATTGAAGTTAAGTGCAGTTACTAGCGGGGTCTTCTTAGAAGAAGAAACAAAATATATAACCGACAAGTTACAGTACAGAGTAAGCTTTGATCTAAAAGTGGGCGATATACTAATTTGTCGTACTAACGGAACTTTAGCATACGTAGGACGACCAGCGCTTATTCAAAAAGATTATAAGGATATAATTTTTCCGGATAAATTAATGCGCATCCGATGTAAAAAAAATATTTTACCTGAATACTTGGAGTATATTCTATCTACAAGTATTATACGTCCACAAATTGAAGCAAACGCTAGGACTGCAGTAGGGAACTATGCGATTGGTAACGAAGATATATTTAACATTGATTTTCCATTGCCACCAATTCATATGCAGCTCAAATTAGTAGAGAAAATAAAAGAGGTTAAGGATATGGTAGCTGAGATGAAAGAAAATTCGAAAACTATACTTGATGATGCAGAAAAGGTTATTGAAAAAATTATCCTTGAAGGTTATCCTTCTACAAATCCAATTAATAATCTAGTGATAAGTGAAGAAGCTACATCATGA